A single region of the Sorghum bicolor cultivar BTx623 chromosome 9, Sorghum_bicolor_NCBIv3, whole genome shotgun sequence genome encodes:
- the LOC8072554 gene encoding probable histone H2A.4 translates to MDAGAKVPKKAAAGRRGGGGPKKKPVSRSVKAGLQFPVGRIGRYLKQGRYAQRIGTGAPVYLAAVLEYLAAEVLELAGNAARDNKKNRIIPRHVLLAIRNDEELGKLLAGVTIAHGGVLPNINPVLLPKKTAAAAAKEGKEKKSPKKAATKSPKKAAAA, encoded by the exons ATGGATGCCGGAGCAAAGGTGCCGAAGAAGGCCGCGGCAGggcgtcgcggcggcggcggcccgaaGAAGAAGCCGGTCTCTCGCTCCGTGAAGGCCGGCCTCCAGTTCCCCGTCGGCCGTATCGGCCGCTACCTCAAGCAGGGTCGCTACGCCCAGCGTATCGGCACCGGCGCCCCCGTCTACCTCGCCGCCGTCCTCGAGTACCTCGCCGCCGAG GTCCTCGAGTTGGCGGGGAACGCAGCGCGGGACAACAAGAAAAACCGGATCATCCCGCGGCACGTACTGCTGGCGATCCGCAACGACGAGGAGCTCGGGAAGCTGCTGGCCGGCGTCACCATCGCGCATGGCGGGGTTCTGCCCAACATCAACCCTGTGTTGCTCCCAAAGAagaccgctgccgccgccgccaaggaGGGCAAAGAGAAGAAGTCACCCAAGAAGGCCGCCACCAAGTCGCCCAAGAAGGCGGCTGCCGCATAG
- the LOC8061775 gene encoding uncharacterized protein LOC8061775: MSSQRPGRHQRRASQSVFVLPENLASLDVDAAGEVGANSKAGGPDGAGAEQQARPPAGRHRRAMSVAVASTRDLELIKEDLGSYKLGA; the protein is encoded by the coding sequence ATGTCGTCGCAGCGCCCGGGCCGCCACCAGCGTCGCGCGTCGCAGAGCGTGTTCGTGCTCCCGGAGAACCTGGCCTCCCTCGACGTCGACGCGGCGGGCGAGGTGGGCGCGAATTCGAAGGCCGGTGGCCCagacggcgccggcgccgagcAGCAGGCGAGGCCGCCCGCGGGGCGTCACCGCCGCGCCATGTCCGTGGCCGTGGCCTCCACTAGGGACCTCGAGCTGATCAAGGAGGACCTCGGCAGCTACAAGCTCGGCGCTTGA